In the Candidatus Cloacimonas acidaminovorans str. Evry genome, one interval contains:
- the ptsP gene encoding phosphoenolpyruvate--protein phosphotransferase, translating into MQKLLGTALNSGIFIGRAIHISLPEPEIENGNIKPEDIPREIDRLQNSLSAVEEEINQELHSSNLPPNEAEIISTQREILRDPEIYKQLLTAIQNKLYFATQAVAECFANIINHFETLKVETFAVRAADYRDVQMRLLNALSGVKNAFIRKLEKDQIPVLQEIVPSLVSKLAREGIKAYLVAKGSYNSHSSILSRALGLIAVANIPDLLEAVKDDDLLIVDGYSGLLFINPDEETLDFYKQKTKQEQRKQEQLRKLQFSASKTATGIKIKLLTNIGVLDELEAIKNLSCEGIGLFRTEFLYLGKQSLPSEEEQFTIYKELAERMNPLPVTIRTFDLGGDKLAPLSSEKQEENPYLGNRGIRFSLSYPDIFSTQVRAILRASAFGNVQIMFPMIIDAEDFRKAKRFVQNCQQELSAQGIACKPKIPLGAMIEIPSAALCSEELARECDFLSIGTNDLVQYALAADRNNERVSSYYIQHHPAVLGLIKQTVKSAEKYQTPLSVCGEMASNPQYIPLLIGMGITELSVNPGSFLVAKSIIRKCDAHLFALTEDLNFATSLSAVEHLIEYDLKPYYQNREE; encoded by the coding sequence ATGCAAAAACTTTTAGGAACTGCCCTGAATAGCGGAATTTTTATTGGCAGGGCAATTCATATTTCTTTGCCGGAACCGGAAATTGAAAACGGCAATATTAAGCCCGAAGATATTCCCAGGGAAATAGACCGTTTACAGAATTCACTTTCCGCCGTTGAAGAAGAAATTAACCAGGAACTTCATTCCAGTAATCTACCCCCAAACGAAGCGGAAATAATCTCCACTCAGCGTGAAATTTTGCGTGATCCCGAAATTTACAAGCAATTGCTAACTGCTATTCAAAACAAATTATACTTTGCTACACAAGCGGTTGCCGAATGTTTTGCCAATATTATTAATCACTTTGAAACGCTGAAAGTAGAAACCTTTGCCGTGCGGGCTGCTGATTATCGCGATGTGCAAATGCGTTTGCTGAATGCTTTATCCGGCGTTAAAAATGCCTTTATCCGCAAGCTGGAAAAAGACCAAATTCCCGTGTTACAGGAAATTGTGCCTTCCCTGGTGAGCAAACTTGCCCGGGAAGGAATTAAGGCATACCTTGTAGCCAAAGGAAGCTACAATTCACACTCTTCTATTTTAAGCCGGGCTTTGGGTTTAATTGCGGTTGCCAATATTCCCGATTTATTGGAAGCAGTTAAAGATGATGACCTTTTAATTGTAGACGGCTATTCAGGTTTGCTTTTTATCAATCCGGATGAGGAAACTTTGGATTTTTACAAACAAAAAACAAAGCAGGAACAAAGAAAACAGGAACAACTAAGAAAACTGCAGTTCTCCGCTTCTAAAACAGCAACAGGTATTAAAATTAAGCTGCTAACCAATATCGGAGTGCTGGATGAACTGGAAGCTATTAAAAACCTTTCCTGTGAGGGAATTGGCTTATTCAGAACGGAATTTTTGTATTTGGGAAAACAAAGCTTGCCTTCCGAAGAGGAACAATTTACTATCTACAAAGAACTTGCGGAAAGAATGAACCCTCTGCCTGTTACTATCAGAACTTTTGATTTGGGGGGAGATAAACTTGCTCCTTTGAGCTCTGAAAAACAGGAAGAAAATCCTTATTTAGGCAATCGGGGCATAAGATTTTCCCTTTCCTATCCGGATATTTTTTCCACTCAGGTGAGAGCTATTTTAAGAGCTTCGGCTTTTGGCAATGTGCAAATTATGTTTCCGATGATTATAGATGCAGAGGATTTCCGCAAAGCCAAAAGGTTTGTCCAAAATTGTCAGCAGGAACTTTCTGCTCAAGGAATTGCCTGCAAACCAAAAATTCCCCTGGGAGCGATGATAGAAATTCCTTCTGCCGCATTATGCTCTGAGGAATTAGCCCGAGAATGCGATTTTTTAAGTATCGGAACTAACGACCTCGTGCAATATGCTTTGGCTGCAGACCGCAATAATGAAAGGGTGTCATCTTACTATATTCAACATCATCCTGCGGTTCTGGGACTGATTAAACAAACGGTAAAAAGCGCGGAAAAATATCAGACCCCACTTTCCGTTTGTGGAGAAATGGCTTCCAATCCGCAATATATTCCTCTTTTAATCGGAATGGGAATTACGGAATTAAGCGTTAATCCGGGAAGTTTTCTGGTAGCCAAATCTATTATCCGGAAATGTGATGCCCATCTTTTTGCCTTGACCGAAGACCTTAATTTTGCCACTTCTTTATCAGCAGTGGAACATTTAATTGAATATGATTTAAAACCCTATTATCAAAACAGGGAGGAATAA
- a CDS encoding HPr family phosphocarrier protein, translating into MKQVEVTVTNKLGLHARPSALLVKAATKYRSEFFIEKEGMRVNGKSIMGVMMLAAECGSKLQLIANGVDEDYLLAEIKEMIENGFGE; encoded by the coding sequence ATGAAACAGGTAGAAGTGACAGTAACCAATAAGTTAGGTTTGCACGCAAGGCCCTCAGCACTTTTGGTTAAAGCTGCCACAAAATATCGCAGTGAATTTTTTATTGAAAAAGAGGGAATGAGGGTAAACGGAAAAAGTATTATGGGCGTTATGATGTTAGCTGCCGAATGCGGTTCCAAACTGCAACTTATTGCCAATGGTGTGGATGAGGATTATTTGCTGGCAGAAATTAAGGAAATGATTGAAAACGGTTTTGGAGAATAA
- the hprK gene encoding HPr(Ser) kinase/phosphatase yields MKEITVNDFFDAKKKDLALSLITEPETLNKKIGSPHINRPGLALAGYMEIFAADRIQILGETEVRYLQSLPEEVLISRIRDMFKMDIPCIIVTKGLTLPPVIEYLANELNIALLSSRLSTINLIDNLSRYLREIFVLEKTIHATLVDVFGLGILITGKSGIGKSECALDLVHRGHSLVGDDLITLRYIDDQLIGKAGRDIGHFMEIRGVGFVNAERVFGIAHTRKQKNIDLQIELMPWQENMDYERIGLVNNYAEHLGVKIPIIYLPVSPGKNVSVIVEVAAMNVILKSVGYDAAEDFNRKINDEIRKKTMQKNFEGKGDETGRSDSNQ; encoded by the coding sequence ATGAAAGAAATTACCGTCAATGACTTTTTCGACGCCAAAAAGAAAGACCTGGCGCTATCTTTGATAACTGAACCGGAAACCTTGAACAAGAAGATCGGTTCACCTCATATTAACCGTCCCGGCTTAGCTCTCGCTGGTTATATGGAAATTTTTGCCGCAGACAGAATACAGATTTTGGGAGAAACGGAAGTTCGCTATTTACAGAGTTTACCGGAAGAGGTTTTAATTTCCCGCATTCGGGATATGTTCAAAATGGATATTCCCTGCATTATAGTTACCAAAGGTCTTACTTTGCCTCCAGTGATTGAATATCTTGCCAACGAATTGAATATTGCACTTCTTTCCAGCCGGCTTTCCACTATTAATTTAATTGATAATCTTTCCCGTTATTTACGAGAAATTTTTGTCCTGGAAAAGACCATTCATGCTACGCTGGTTGATGTTTTCGGTTTGGGAATATTGATTACCGGTAAAAGCGGAATCGGAAAAAGTGAATGTGCTTTAGACCTTGTTCACCGTGGACATAGCTTAGTGGGAGACGATTTAATCACTTTGCGATATATAGACGATCAATTGATTGGCAAGGCGGGAAGGGATATTGGACATTTTATGGAAATTAGAGGTGTGGGCTTTGTGAATGCGGAACGCGTTTTTGGCATTGCTCATACGCGCAAACAAAAAAATATAGACCTGCAGATAGAGCTGATGCCCTGGCAGGAAAATATGGATTATGAACGCATTGGTTTGGTCAATAATTATGCTGAACATTTAGGAGTGAAAATACCTATCATCTATTTGCCTGTTTCTCCCGGAAAAAATGTTTCGGTTATTGTGGAAGTAGCTGCAATGAATGTTATTTTAAAAAGTGTGGGATATGATGCAGCTGAGGACTTTAACCGCAAAATAAACGATGAAATCCGTAAGAAAACAATGCAAAAAAATTTTGAAGGCAAAGGTGATGAAACAGGTAGAAGTGACAGTAACCAATAA
- the hpf gene encoding ribosome hibernation-promoting factor, HPF/YfiA family, translated as MQITITARHFELTKAIRDYVETACSKLNKYFDQIITMHAVLALENSRNICELSLHAAKFSLQSEAEEMDMYLAIDNAVEKMEGQIKKLKDRITDHQKRALKQQFETYSYATDFQLDAKNHSRKTIKTKKVVTESLSLSEALEKLEASKEDFLIFKNIESDKINVLVTKDHELYKLLEP; from the coding sequence ATGCAGATCACTATTACAGCCCGCCATTTTGAGCTTACCAAAGCTATCCGCGATTATGTGGAAACAGCTTGTTCCAAGCTGAATAAGTATTTTGACCAAATTATCACTATGCATGCCGTTTTGGCTTTGGAAAACAGTCGCAACATCTGTGAGCTTTCCCTTCACGCTGCCAAATTTTCGCTTCAGAGTGAAGCCGAAGAAATGGATATGTATCTTGCCATTGATAATGCTGTGGAAAAGATGGAAGGTCAAATTAAAAAGCTAAAAGATCGCATTACGGACCACCAGAAAAGAGCATTAAAACAACAATTTGAGACATATTCCTACGCTACCGATTTTCAGCTGGATGCTAAAAATCACAGCCGAAAAACAATAAAAACTAAAAAAGTCGTAACCGAATCCCTTAGTTTGTCTGAAGCTCTGGAAAAACTGGAAGCAAGCAAAGAGGATTTCCTGATTTTTAAGAATATTGAAAGTGATAAAATAAATGTTCTGGTAACTAAAGACCATGAGCTTTATAAACTGCTGGAACCATAA
- the lpdA gene encoding dihydrolipoyl dehydrogenase: protein MQHCQVIIIGGGPGGYESAIRLSQYGISSLLMEKERLGGLCLNWGCIPTKALVKSAELYSEILNADNFGLPKPEITLQYNKVWQRKNAVVEQLTSGIEFLFSKHDIPVIKATAVSVTKEKGNYIVTTLEGESYSSEYVILATGSETKELPGIIIDEKDILSSTGILKMQELPKELAIIGGGVIGCEFASIFSAFGVQVTIIEFLPHLIATEEEEISKRLAMQFKKNGVKVITNTGVQEIIKKDKHLELKLNNNTTLTADKVLLSVGRKPVNNLTWKGININEEKGAIVINDFMQTSCDKIYAIGDVTGKMQLAHTASKQGLIAAQHIASRFCPEKCFAPQEPLNYNNIPRCIFTHPEIASVGYTQKDAEEIFGDVRVGKFPFAANGKAVAMGNINGFVKTIARKDTSELVGMHIMGPNAAELIAQGTIMIVNKNKAEDIDSFVFAHPTLSEAIMEAMEDLQSKSIHKI from the coding sequence ATGCAACATTGCCAAGTGATCATTATTGGAGGAGGTCCTGGCGGTTATGAATCAGCCATTCGCCTTTCTCAATATGGCATTTCCAGCTTACTTATGGAAAAAGAACGGCTCGGAGGACTTTGTTTAAATTGGGGTTGCATACCTACAAAGGCATTGGTAAAAAGTGCCGAATTATATTCAGAAATACTCAATGCGGATAATTTCGGCTTACCTAAACCGGAAATAACTTTACAATATAATAAGGTTTGGCAACGCAAAAATGCCGTTGTAGAACAATTAACAAGCGGAATTGAATTTCTTTTTTCCAAGCACGATATTCCTGTGATTAAAGCAACTGCCGTCTCTGTGACAAAGGAAAAGGGAAATTACATCGTAACCACTTTAGAAGGAGAAAGTTACAGCTCGGAATATGTAATTTTGGCTACCGGCAGTGAAACAAAAGAACTCCCCGGCATTATAATTGACGAAAAAGATATCCTTTCCTCCACCGGTATTTTGAAAATGCAGGAATTGCCTAAAGAGCTTGCTATTATAGGCGGAGGAGTAATCGGTTGTGAATTTGCCTCTATTTTTTCTGCTTTCGGGGTGCAGGTTACAATTATAGAATTTCTGCCGCACCTTATAGCTACTGAAGAAGAAGAAATTTCCAAACGACTTGCTATGCAATTCAAAAAAAACGGAGTGAAGGTTATAACAAATACGGGAGTGCAAGAGATTATTAAAAAAGATAAGCACCTGGAATTGAAACTAAACAATAATACAACTTTAACTGCAGATAAGGTTTTGTTAAGCGTTGGCAGAAAACCGGTTAATAACCTTACCTGGAAAGGAATAAACATAAATGAGGAAAAAGGTGCAATTGTAATTAATGACTTTATGCAGACCAGCTGCGATAAAATCTATGCTATAGGCGATGTTACCGGAAAAATGCAACTTGCTCATACTGCTAGTAAACAAGGTCTAATAGCAGCACAACATATTGCTTCACGCTTTTGTCCGGAAAAATGCTTCGCACCTCAAGAACCGTTAAATTATAATAATATTCCGCGCTGCATTTTTACACATCCCGAAATTGCTTCCGTGGGCTACACGCAAAAGGATGCTGAAGAAATTTTCGGAGATGTGAGAGTGGGAAAATTTCCTTTTGCAGCAAATGGAAAAGCAGTAGCAATGGGTAATATTAACGGTTTTGTGAAAACCATTGCCCGTAAAGATACATCAGAACTTGTAGGAATGCATATTATGGGTCCCAATGCTGCAGAACTTATTGCTCAGGGAACCATTATGATCGTCAATAAAAATAAGGCAGAAGACATTGATTCCTTTGTTTTTGCTCATCCGACCCTTTCAGAAGCAATAATGGAAGCAATGGAAGACCTGCAAAGTAAATCAATTCATAAAATCTAA
- the rpoN gene encoding RNA polymerase factor sigma-54: MSAMEQYLSLKQKQELALKPKMLQSLKMLALPILELESYIKQELVNNPLLELREEKDEDDIDESNFEQSTPESSTPIEESDMSENHLETLAEAEELTEILDTWNEYHSSYEGWSSDSETDHTEALIRYEENGKEKFLEQLFPLELPENEIDFITDIVDSCDSYGFLPKGFNIVNLAKKYLITAERAEGLHNIILSLSPKGISARNITECLMAQLTEEQKQNRILVGLVSEHFENLIHRRYQKIASAYGVSEETILLAKEQISKLDPKPGLRILSTSAVYVFPDVTMKLIDGKYEIIINDHITPNIIISPRYRKMINRGYFDKETMQYVRERINSAKFLIKSIYMRMRTLERVSLSIINHQYDFFYLGTGQMKPLTYAVIARDLGVNESTISRVVKHKYAETPYGIYAFKDFFTSTAGFDDDYQSVSRQKVKTHLIRLIETEDKKKPYSDQELVELLKAEGLNISRRIITKYRDELGILNSHLRRQ, translated from the coding sequence ATGAGCGCAATGGAACAATATCTGTCCTTAAAACAAAAACAGGAGCTGGCACTTAAACCCAAAATGCTGCAGTCCTTAAAAATGCTCGCTTTACCCATTCTGGAGCTGGAAAGCTATATTAAACAGGAATTGGTAAATAATCCTTTGCTGGAATTGCGGGAAGAAAAAGACGAAGATGATATTGATGAAAGCAATTTTGAGCAATCCACTCCTGAAAGTTCCACTCCGATTGAAGAAAGCGATATGAGCGAAAACCATTTGGAAACATTGGCGGAAGCTGAAGAACTGACAGAAATTTTGGATACTTGGAATGAATACCATTCCAGCTATGAGGGCTGGTCTTCCGATAGTGAAACGGATCATACCGAAGCGCTTATCCGCTATGAAGAAAATGGCAAAGAAAAATTTCTGGAACAACTTTTTCCCTTGGAACTGCCGGAAAACGAAATTGATTTTATTACCGATATTGTTGATTCCTGTGATAGTTACGGATTTTTACCTAAGGGTTTCAACATCGTTAATTTGGCAAAAAAGTATTTAATTACGGCGGAACGAGCTGAAGGACTGCATAATATTATTCTGTCCTTGAGCCCTAAAGGTATATCTGCCCGCAATATAACAGAATGTTTGATGGCACAACTTACGGAAGAACAAAAACAAAACCGCATTCTTGTGGGCTTGGTTTCCGAACATTTTGAAAATCTTATTCACCGTCGTTATCAAAAAATTGCTTCTGCCTACGGTGTTTCGGAAGAGACCATTTTATTAGCCAAAGAACAAATCTCCAAGCTTGATCCCAAACCTGGCTTACGTATACTTTCCACAAGTGCTGTTTATGTTTTTCCCGATGTTACAATGAAACTGATAGACGGCAAATATGAAATCATTATCAACGATCATATCACTCCCAATATTATTATCAGTCCCCGCTATCGTAAAATGATTAACCGGGGATATTTTGACAAAGAAACGATGCAATATGTGCGGGAACGCATCAATTCCGCCAAATTCTTAATTAAGTCCATTTATATGCGAATGCGAACTTTGGAACGAGTTTCCCTTTCTATTATCAATCACCAATATGATTTCTTTTATTTGGGTACCGGACAAATGAAACCTCTTACCTATGCTGTAATTGCAAGAGATTTAGGAGTTAACGAATCAACAATCAGCAGGGTAGTTAAACATAAATATGCGGAAACACCTTACGGGATTTATGCTTTCAAGGATTTTTTCACTTCTACCGCGGGCTTTGATGATGATTATCAAAGCGTTTCCCGCCAAAAAGTGAAAACCCATTTAATTCGCTTAATTGAAACGGAAGATAAGAAAAAACCATATAGTGACCAGGAACTGGTAGAACTTCTTAAAGCGGAGGGCTTAAATATTTCCCGGAGAATTATTACTAAATACCGTGATGAATTGGGCATTTTGAACAGCCATCTCAGGAGACAATAA
- the lptB gene encoding LPS export ABC transporter ATP-binding protein has protein sequence MTKKQLSLSYYFMEKHKIRAENLVKIYGKRAVVNDLSLEMSQGEVVGILGPNGAGKTTTFYMIIGLAKPNNGKVFYDEMDISHKPMYKRARLGLGYLAQAPSIFAKLTVEENILAILQTLKISRKEQKNRLAEALEELGLSPLAKQKAYTLSGGERRKLEITRALVTNPTFLFMDEPFAGIDPIAVADIQDIIAKLRNKDIGIMVTDHNVLETLKIVNRAYIIYEGKIIVSGSSLELINDEKAKELYLGERFLESPFEQRL, from the coding sequence TTGACAAAAAAACAGCTTTCTCTATCTTATTATTTTATGGAAAAGCATAAAATCCGAGCTGAAAATCTCGTAAAGATATATGGCAAAAGAGCCGTAGTAAATGACCTTTCTCTGGAAATGAGTCAGGGAGAGGTAGTTGGCATTTTAGGTCCTAATGGCGCTGGGAAAACCACCACTTTTTATATGATTATTGGTTTGGCAAAGCCCAATAACGGCAAGGTTTTTTACGATGAAATGGATATTTCTCACAAGCCAATGTATAAAAGAGCGCGTTTAGGTTTGGGCTATTTGGCTCAGGCACCTTCCATTTTTGCCAAATTAACCGTGGAAGAAAACATTCTGGCAATTTTACAGACCTTAAAAATCAGCCGGAAAGAACAGAAAAATCGTTTAGCAGAAGCCCTGGAAGAATTAGGTTTATCCCCTTTGGCAAAACAAAAAGCATACACTCTTTCCGGGGGCGAAAGAAGAAAACTGGAAATTACTCGCGCTTTGGTAACTAATCCTACTTTTCTTTTTATGGATGAACCCTTTGCCGGAATTGATCCTATTGCGGTAGCAGATATTCAGGATATTATTGCCAAATTGAGAAATAAAGACATAGGCATAATGGTTACCGACCATAATGTTTTAGAAACTTTGAAAATTGTAAATCGGGCTTATATTATCTATGAAGGAAAAATTATCGTTTCAGGTTCTTCCCTGGAACTGATAAATGACGAAAAAGCCAAGGAATTATATTTGGGCGAAAGATTTCTGGAAAGCCCTTTTGAGCAACGATTATGA
- a CDS encoding LptA/OstA family protein has protein sequence MVKKGFVFFLLFLLLLPLFGKKKGEEEFRLIHSDKLFMTKMENEQALELNGNVHFFYGEVEFLCRNALILDKQKIARLSGNVIVKNDSLTLEADTLAYYRIPDLMNLGGRITATERTKEGIYRWIKSNFATYDKKNDILTTWSRVRGFDYQENARVKCGYAQWDRGKGYALLLDEPYITSGIEDTLAVAAEKMEYFEPERKLIATFNVQVERGEFHTTSDFLIYFLEEEKAIFTGEPKFISDFADAKATEFHLFMKERELVKAELIDSCHIDFAEERFKEKKNTVDADIVTMDFLDEQLRRFVAEGEVSYFYQQDETEKKDFMINSATGLYLQANFDEESKLQNMQMKTDIKGKYVFKK, from the coding sequence ATGGTGAAAAAGGGTTTTGTTTTCTTTCTACTGTTTCTTCTTTTACTGCCTTTATTTGGCAAAAAAAAGGGGGAAGAGGAATTTCGTCTGATTCATTCCGATAAACTGTTTATGACTAAAATGGAAAATGAACAGGCATTGGAACTTAACGGCAATGTTCATTTCTTTTACGGAGAGGTGGAATTTCTTTGTCGGAATGCTCTGATTTTAGATAAACAAAAAATTGCCCGACTTTCGGGAAATGTAATTGTAAAAAATGATAGTTTAACACTGGAAGCTGATACTTTAGCTTATTATCGCATTCCGGATTTGATGAATTTGGGTGGTAGAATAACTGCTACCGAAAGAACTAAAGAAGGCATCTACCGTTGGATTAAAAGCAATTTTGCTACTTATGACAAAAAAAATGATATCCTTACTACCTGGAGCAGAGTGCGCGGTTTTGATTATCAGGAAAATGCCCGGGTGAAATGCGGCTATGCACAATGGGATAGAGGAAAAGGATATGCATTGCTGTTGGATGAACCCTATATTACTTCAGGAATAGAAGATACACTTGCTGTAGCGGCTGAAAAAATGGAATATTTTGAACCGGAACGCAAACTTATTGCTACTTTTAATGTTCAGGTGGAGAGAGGTGAATTCCATACCACCAGCGATTTTTTAATCTATTTCCTGGAAGAAGAAAAGGCAATTTTTACCGGTGAACCAAAATTTATTTCTGATTTTGCCGATGCTAAAGCTACCGAATTTCATCTCTTTATGAAAGAAAGGGAATTGGTTAAAGCCGAATTAATTGATTCCTGCCATATTGATTTTGCCGAAGAACGCTTTAAAGAGAAGAAAAATACTGTGGATGCAGACATCGTTACTATGGATTTTCTGGATGAACAACTACGCAGGTTTGTTGCCGAAGGGGAAGTGAGCTATTTCTATCAGCAGGATGAAACCGAAAAAAAAGATTTTATGATTAATAGCGCTACAGGACTTTATCTGCAGGCGAATTTTGATGAGGAGAGCAAACTGCAAAATATGCAGATGAAAACGGACATCAAGGGCAAGTATGTGTTCAAGAAATGA
- the lptC gene encoding LPS export ABC transporter periplasmic protein LptC → MKKRFWLIWIVSVSAFILLTSCQQDSLQSATGVLPRDLPDEISYNVKLTQLDNDRSEYYLEAEKIERFYDRRLLYAYKVTLTTYDKNNQISSVIKADTTIVDDARNLIFANGNAILTSPNGTVATQKMVWDRSVDEITAPLMVTITRAGDVMRGQNLRTNSQLSYVEMDAVSAEGIVKEKEIKW, encoded by the coding sequence ATGAAAAAACGGTTCTGGCTTATCTGGATAGTATCGGTTAGCGCTTTTATTTTGCTAACTTCCTGTCAACAAGATAGCTTGCAATCGGCAACGGGAGTTTTGCCGCGCGATTTGCCCGATGAAATCAGTTACAATGTTAAACTGACACAACTGGACAATGACCGTAGTGAATATTATCTGGAAGCGGAAAAAATAGAAAGATTTTACGATAGGCGTTTGCTGTATGCCTATAAAGTAACCCTTACCACTTATGACAAAAATAACCAGATAAGTTCTGTGATTAAAGCAGATACAACTATTGTTGATGATGCCAGAAATTTAATTTTTGCCAATGGAAATGCTATTCTTACCTCTCCGAATGGAACTGTGGCTACTCAAAAAATGGTTTGGGACAGGTCTGTAGATGAAATTACTGCTCCTTTAATGGTAACGATTACTCGTGCAGGAGATGTAATGCGAGGGCAAAATTTACGAACTAATAGTCAGTTAAGTTATGTAGAAATGGATGCTGTTTCGGCTGAGGGCATTGTGAAAGAAAAGGAAATTAAATGGTGA
- a CDS encoding KdsC family phosphatase, with the protein MYSKTTLVKPNKRVVPWNDLKLMVFDCDGVLTDGRFIYGSTNLELKHFHGHDGLGFKLLQKTDIMISVISGRSSEALERRCRDLNIPYLFQNITNKLKCLDNLLKDLKLSYTNVAYMGDDWNDVPVMRKVAFSAVPADAQPDVAKIADWVSEYRGGQGAARDLINYVLMRKGIYEKTVLAYLDSIG; encoded by the coding sequence ATGTACAGTAAAACAACACTTGTTAAACCCAATAAACGGGTAGTTCCCTGGAATGATCTCAAACTAATGGTCTTTGATTGTGACGGGGTGCTTACTGACGGTCGTTTTATTTATGGTTCAACCAATCTGGAATTGAAACATTTTCATGGGCATGACGGTCTGGGTTTCAAACTGCTACAAAAAACGGATATTATGATCAGTGTTATCAGCGGACGAAGTTCTGAAGCATTGGAAAGACGCTGTCGCGATTTGAATATTCCTTATCTGTTTCAAAATATAACCAATAAGCTGAAATGTCTGGATAACTTGCTAAAGGACTTGAAATTATCTTATACCAATGTTGCTTATATGGGAGACGACTGGAATGATGTTCCGGTTATGCGTAAAGTAGCTTTTTCTGCAGTTCCGGCTGATGCTCAACCCGATGTTGCCAAAATAGCTGATTGGGTTTCCGAATATAGAGGTGGACAAGGTGCTGCAAGAGACCTGATAAACTATGTGCTTATGCGAAAAGGCATCTATGAAAAAACGGTTCTGGCTTATCTGGATAGTATCGGTTAG
- the kdsA gene encoding 3-deoxy-8-phosphooctulonate synthase: MNKLYTELASSQNFFLIAGPCVIEEESIMFTVAETLKELCARKGIPFVFKSSYSKANRSSVNSFSGPGREEGLKILSKIKREFDVPVLTDVHECVEVASAAEVCDILQIPAFLSRQTELIRTAAVTGRIINIKKGQFMAPEDMKLAAEKASSTGNKQILLTERGTTFGYHNLVVDFRSFVTMHQFGYPVVYDVTHSLQRPSVGNYSGGNPEFALPMAKAAMATGMVKGLFIETHPEPHKAKSDSASMLPLAKMESLLESCLQVL; encoded by the coding sequence ATGAATAAACTCTATACAGAACTTGCCTCCAGCCAAAATTTCTTCCTGATTGCAGGACCCTGTGTGATTGAAGAAGAAAGTATAATGTTCACGGTGGCAGAGACCTTGAAAGAACTCTGTGCCCGAAAAGGCATTCCTTTTGTGTTTAAATCGTCTTACAGCAAAGCCAATCGCAGTTCTGTAAATTCCTTCAGCGGTCCGGGAAGAGAAGAAGGGCTTAAAATATTGAGTAAAATAAAACGGGAATTTGATGTTCCGGTTCTAACCGATGTGCATGAATGTGTTGAAGTTGCTTCTGCTGCAGAGGTTTGTGACATTTTACAAATTCCCGCTTTTCTTTCCAGGCAGACAGAATTAATCAGGACAGCTGCTGTTACGGGTAGAATAATTAACATCAAAAAAGGGCAGTTTATGGCTCCCGAGGATATGAAATTAGCTGCCGAAAAAGCAAGTAGCACAGGTAATAAACAAATTCTGCTAACAGAGCGCGGAACTACTTTTGGCTATCATAATCTGGTTGTGGATTTTCGCAGTTTTGTTACTATGCACCAATTTGGCTATCCTGTTGTTTATGATGTAACTCATTCATTGCAAAGACCTTCTGTGGGAAATTATTCCGGTGGCAATCCCGAATTTGCTTTACCAATGGCTAAAGCAGCAATGGCTACAGGAATGGTCAAAGGTCTTTTTATAGAAACACATCCGGAACCGCATAAAGCAAAAAGTGATTCTGCCAGTATGCTTCCTTTGGCAAAAATGGAATCCCTTTTGGAGAGCTGTTTGCAAGTTTTATAA